The following proteins come from a genomic window of Dreissena polymorpha isolate Duluth1 chromosome 1, UMN_Dpol_1.0, whole genome shotgun sequence:
- the LOC127860698 gene encoding uncharacterized protein LOC127860698 isoform X2, which produces MSEIMNKSGSSENTNDEFSNTKLAQRFDSRVKELWIDVCEDLETEYTEIKRLRLMSKLCKKVFTAFQSEIKQANDKLLESIFSDENTVPEMIFKEVRFARALNGAKTAKRKRQVQKILESINWSEDIKTLLCDTKWNRLQTFLTEFAEVCWLMVTSNPPLILNFDVKGKQYTTDIRDKFVVFGISEAISDIRIEPGHVLLVAWPSVELEDNKGYLTKGEVVVMPNKTNN; this is translated from the exons ATGTCTGAGATTATGAACAAAAGTGGAAGTTCGGAAAACACAAATGATGAGTTTTCAAACACCAAACTTGCTCAAAGGTTTGACTCAAGAGTGAAAGAGCTTTGGATTGATGTTTGCGAGGACCTAGAGACAGAATATACGGAAATTAAGCGTTTAAGACTTATGTCAAAACTATGCAAG AAGGTGTTTACTGCATTTCAAAGTGAAATCAAACAGGCGAATGACAAACTTCTCGAAAGCATATTCAGTGATGAAAACACTGTTCCAGAAATG ATCTTCAAGGAGGTTCGATTTGCAAGAGCGTTAAATGGAGCAAAAACGGCTAAACGGAAGAGACAAGTACAG AAAATATTAGAATCCATCAATTGGTCAGAAGACATCAAAACACTATTATGTGATACAAAATGGAACCGTCTGCAAACGTTTCTGACAGAGTTTGCTGAGGTTTGCTGGTTGATGGTCACATCCAATCCACCATTGATTCTGAACTTTGACGTCAAGGGGAAACAATATACCACTGACATCAGGGATAAATTCGTAGTTTTTGGAATATCAGAAGCTATTTCTGATATCAGAATCGAACCTGGACATGTATTGTTGGTTGCTTGGCCGTCTGTTGAGTTGGAAGATAACAAAGGTTATCTTACGAAGGGCGAAGTTGTTGTCATgccaaataaaacaaataattaa
- the LOC127860603 gene encoding uncharacterized protein LOC127860603 isoform X2, whose translation MVSCVTDLIQSCLRYFEKRERFSLCSNGSDDSLIYPKHNPIRVQPTGRLHQKERSNREKSERCKYHEEHISQLRSAASNHEVEIKQLEEDNKLLQERCSSLEENIRKLCSDASNYKVRIKQCEEDKKLLQDKCYSHEEHISKLYSDANNYKVKNIQLEEHKKLLQDKVDVLYLNASKSIAKSGHLENTNDKYSNTRLAERFDGKVKDSWLDICDLLNDVLTEWERVQALSRIIKNISTKCTEKADTDIQGITCSSEVDEMEMADSVWSTEDVLIITEANPTEETIQSLRNFIHDVIKICWLMAISQPPLMLNFEVEGTMYTPHVKERFTEYSTEDAVESNYKPGTILLVVWPSVEKRNQSGFLKKGEVIVKP comes from the exons atgGTTTCGTGTGTCACAG ACTTGATCCAGTCTTGCCTCCGATATTTCGAAAAACG CGAACGTTTTTCACTATGTAGCAATGGGTCTGACGATAGCTTAATTTACCCGAAGCATAACCCAATAAGGGTACAACCCACAGGCCGATTACATCAG AAGGAGAGGTCCAATCGAGAGAAGAGTGAAAG ATGTAAATATCATGAAGAACACATTAGCCAACTGAGGAGTGCTGCAAGTAACCATGAG gTCGAGATAAAACAACTTGAAGAAGACAACAAGCTGTTACAGGAAAG ATGTTCCTCTCTTGAAGAGAACATCCGCAAACTGTGCAGTGACGCAAGTAACTATAAG GTCAGGATAAAACAATGTGAAGAAGACAAGAAGTTGTTACAGGACAA ATGTTACTCTCATGAAGAACACATCAGCAAACTGTACAGTGACGCGAACAACTATAAA GTCAAAAATATACAACTTGAAGAACACAAGAAACTGCTACAGGACAA GGTCGACGTATTGTATCTAAATGCTTCAAAATCAATAGCCAAAAGTGGACACTTAGAAAATACCAACGATAAGTATTCAAACACACGACTGGCGGAACGATTTGATGGGAAGGTCAAGGATTCATGGTTGGATATATGTGACCTTCTGAACGACGTTTTAACGGAATGGGAACGTGTACAAGCATTGTCTAGAATTATTAAG AACATATCGACCAAATGCACCGAAAAGGCTGATACAGATATTCAGGGCATCACCTGCAGCTCTGAAGTGGATGAGATG GAAATGGCTGATAGTGTATGGAGTACTGAAGATGTTCTGATAATAACTGAAGCAAATCCTACTGAAGAAACCATACAAAGCCTCCGTAATTTTATACACGATGTAATAAAGATTTGCTGGTTAATGGCCATATCACAGCCTCCCCTGATGCTCAATTTTGAAGTTGAAGGCACCATGTATACACCCCATGTCAAGGAAAGGTTTACGGAATATTCGACCGAGGATGCTGTGGAATCGAACTACAAGCCGGGTACCATTTTGCTAGTTGTGTGGCCATCAGTAGAAAAAAGGAACCAAAGTGGATTTTTGAAGAAAGGAGAAGTTATCGTTAAACCTTAA
- the LOC127860698 gene encoding uncharacterized protein LOC127860698 isoform X1: MSLPCHKCKQLEKQIRDNNLVVNQVLDDKDQTIEERKKVLNEQGRRLDSLMSEIMNKSGSSENTNDEFSNTKLAQRFDSRVKELWIDVCEDLETEYTEIKRLRLMSKLCKKVFTAFQSEIKQANDKLLESIFSDENTVPEMIFKEVRFARALNGAKTAKRKRQVQKILESINWSEDIKTLLCDTKWNRLQTFLTEFAEVCWLMVTSNPPLILNFDVKGKQYTTDIRDKFVVFGISEAISDIRIEPGHVLLVAWPSVELEDNKGYLTKGEVVVMPNKTNN, from the exons ATGTCTTTGCCATGTCATAAGTGCAAACAGTTGGAG AAACAAATACGAGATAATAATTTGGTTGTAAATCAAGTATTGGATGATAAAGACCAAActattgaagaaagaaaaaaagtcttaAATGAACAAGGACGAAG ATTAGACAGTTTGATGTCTGAGATTATGAACAAAAGTGGAAGTTCGGAAAACACAAATGATGAGTTTTCAAACACCAAACTTGCTCAAAGGTTTGACTCAAGAGTGAAAGAGCTTTGGATTGATGTTTGCGAGGACCTAGAGACAGAATATACGGAAATTAAGCGTTTAAGACTTATGTCAAAACTATGCAAG AAGGTGTTTACTGCATTTCAAAGTGAAATCAAACAGGCGAATGACAAACTTCTCGAAAGCATATTCAGTGATGAAAACACTGTTCCAGAAATG ATCTTCAAGGAGGTTCGATTTGCAAGAGCGTTAAATGGAGCAAAAACGGCTAAACGGAAGAGACAAGTACAG AAAATATTAGAATCCATCAATTGGTCAGAAGACATCAAAACACTATTATGTGATACAAAATGGAACCGTCTGCAAACGTTTCTGACAGAGTTTGCTGAGGTTTGCTGGTTGATGGTCACATCCAATCCACCATTGATTCTGAACTTTGACGTCAAGGGGAAACAATATACCACTGACATCAGGGATAAATTCGTAGTTTTTGGAATATCAGAAGCTATTTCTGATATCAGAATCGAACCTGGACATGTATTGTTGGTTGCTTGGCCGTCTGTTGAGTTGGAAGATAACAAAGGTTATCTTACGAAGGGCGAAGTTGTTGTCATgccaaataaaacaaataattaa
- the LOC127860603 gene encoding uncharacterized protein LOC127860603 isoform X1 — protein sequence MVSCVTDLIQSCLRYFEKRERFSLCSNGSDDSLIYPKHNPIRVQPTGRLHQKERSNREKSERCKYHEEHISQLRSAASNHEVEIKQLEEDNKLLQERCSSLEENIRKLCSDASNYKVRIKQCEEDKKLLQDKCYSHEEHISKLYSDANNYKVKNIQLEEHKKLLQDKVDVLYLNASKSIAKSGHLENTNDKYSNTRLAERFDGKVKDSWLDICDLLNDVLTEWERVQALSRIIKNISTKCTEKADTDIQGITCSSEVDEMEMNTLMDIRRRCGQTESKMEAVVKEMADSVWSTEDVLIITEANPTEETIQSLRNFIHDVIKICWLMAISQPPLMLNFEVEGTMYTPHVKERFTEYSTEDAVESNYKPGTILLVVWPSVEKRNQSGFLKKGEVIVKP from the exons atgGTTTCGTGTGTCACAG ACTTGATCCAGTCTTGCCTCCGATATTTCGAAAAACG CGAACGTTTTTCACTATGTAGCAATGGGTCTGACGATAGCTTAATTTACCCGAAGCATAACCCAATAAGGGTACAACCCACAGGCCGATTACATCAG AAGGAGAGGTCCAATCGAGAGAAGAGTGAAAG ATGTAAATATCATGAAGAACACATTAGCCAACTGAGGAGTGCTGCAAGTAACCATGAG gTCGAGATAAAACAACTTGAAGAAGACAACAAGCTGTTACAGGAAAG ATGTTCCTCTCTTGAAGAGAACATCCGCAAACTGTGCAGTGACGCAAGTAACTATAAG GTCAGGATAAAACAATGTGAAGAAGACAAGAAGTTGTTACAGGACAA ATGTTACTCTCATGAAGAACACATCAGCAAACTGTACAGTGACGCGAACAACTATAAA GTCAAAAATATACAACTTGAAGAACACAAGAAACTGCTACAGGACAA GGTCGACGTATTGTATCTAAATGCTTCAAAATCAATAGCCAAAAGTGGACACTTAGAAAATACCAACGATAAGTATTCAAACACACGACTGGCGGAACGATTTGATGGGAAGGTCAAGGATTCATGGTTGGATATATGTGACCTTCTGAACGACGTTTTAACGGAATGGGAACGTGTACAAGCATTGTCTAGAATTATTAAG AACATATCGACCAAATGCACCGAAAAGGCTGATACAGATATTCAGGGCATCACCTGCAGCTCTGAAGTGGATGAGATG GAAATGAACACCTTAATGGACATCCGCAGAAGATGTGGTCAAACAGAAAGTAAAATGGAGGCCGTCGTCAAG GAAATGGCTGATAGTGTATGGAGTACTGAAGATGTTCTGATAATAACTGAAGCAAATCCTACTGAAGAAACCATACAAAGCCTCCGTAATTTTATACACGATGTAATAAAGATTTGCTGGTTAATGGCCATATCACAGCCTCCCCTGATGCTCAATTTTGAAGTTGAAGGCACCATGTATACACCCCATGTCAAGGAAAGGTTTACGGAATATTCGACCGAGGATGCTGTGGAATCGAACTACAAGCCGGGTACCATTTTGCTAGTTGTGTGGCCATCAGTAGAAAAAAGGAACCAAAGTGGATTTTTGAAGAAAGGAGAAGTTATCGTTAAACCTTAA